AAAAGTTGATGATTTACGAAGTCGTATTGATGAAGTGATCAGACAGAGATGGTGGTCCATATGTAGTAATAGATGTAGGTCATGCGATCTTAAAACTAAACAGTCGGTGAAGAAAGACAAACGAAGTGTACAATATGAGATTTCATTGTCTCATCTCTCATGCAAAACATGTCACATTTCTCATATTAAATAATGtacatgatttatatatataattaaattttataacaCTAGCAATCATGTGCAtactttttacatatgagatcacGAATAACACAACAAACTACTTCAAACAAACACACATATTATAGATTTATAAGAAATGGACATGTGAAGCCCACAGACCCAGCTCCCAACGACTCAATGAGATTGACAAGAGAAAGGAAAGATTGTTAATAATGCTCGAAAAGCAGCAAACAAGGACCTGTCTTATTAGAGCACTAATTTTCACTGTTCTTATCGTATTATAATATTTCTCTAAACACCCTTGTGATCCTTTTGTTTTTCAGGCATTTTTTGGTGGAataagtaaaaataaataaacaaaactgTTAAGACATTTACATCAAAGTAATTGGTGGTTGTACCCGTGAACCCAAGGGTTTTGCAGTACGGCACAACTAGTGGGAGGTCGTGGGGTCAAAACCTTCTTAATGACAGTGTCCATCCTCCTAGTTAAATGCGCCCTCTGTTGGCTGGGTCTCATTTTTGCTGATTTTGTATTGTTTCTTTCATGTCAGGGTGGAAAAATGGCAGTCTCAGAATTCACCGTTTTGGGAAGTGGGTCACACTCACACTCCAATTTAGTTCCTATTCTATTTTCTCACTAATTAATCCCCCCCAAATCGGTCAATTAAAGACTACTAGTGTTGGAAAAAGGAGTGTTACTTTTATGCTAATCAAAAGTCTTATTATGAGCAGTACTAAGTGGACTATATATTTTAAGTTTATAATTTAGTTTAGTAATTTTACCTCCTCTTTTTTCTCCtcttttttctcttctttattctcctccttcttctcctccttctcaGCCTCCTCCGGAGGTTTAGGCAAAGGCGATATTAGCTCCACTTTTCGGCCACTTTTCTTTTGTAATCTCTCGCACACCTTTATGGGGTCTGCTGCCTTACCTTTCACTACCACTTTGCTAGCTTTGCTATCTGTCGTTACATCCTCCACCCCTGTTTCAAAGTTTACCAACTCAGCTCGATTAACTTTAATTGGCACCGCCTCTTTTTCTATAGTGGATAATATCAAATTTCtaaaatattataacataaacacttgTTTAACATAAAAGTCTAAAAGGGTTAGGCACAACATTTGTAGtacttttataatatttgaatatacATTGCTTGAGGCCGTAGCTAGGTCATAAAATTGAAAGGGTATGTAGTGTATACTAGCTAGTATGTTATGTTTAACTACGTTTCTTCTTACAAATTTTGTGTGATATGTGTGGTATGTTGAGATTCCAAAAAGAAACATATAataccaaaaagaaagaaaaagaaaaattaaaaagtaCCTTGGAAACCCTTCAAGGATCTAGCAACTTTCCTAGCGCAAGCTTCACAATGCATATCGACCTTGAGCACTATTTCTGGAGGCACTtcttcctttttctcttcttcttttttttcgtctttcttctcttcttctttcttttcttcctctttcttttcctccttgttCTCCTAATTTTGTACAAACAAGAGGAAAACAGTGTGAATCTCAGCTCACACAAAAAAAGACTGCTGATTGGTGATGATAAGGCTAAGGTTTCTGAACTTGGCATACATAATATGTACAAGCACATGGGTTCTCAATGAGTTGGGCTATGGAAGACAGAGATTAAGTAAGCAAGACCAAGCTAATTAAGAGCACAAGTTCGCAGTGAATAATGTATTTcataattatgataaaaaaaaagaaaacgaaACAGTTAGACTAAAATCATCATTAAAATATATGAGAGAACCACTTCACAACTTACTTCACCCATCTCTGTGATGATTGTCAAGTACTCTGTATGGAAAAATTTGATGGGAAACGCAAAGTTTTCCGTAGAAAAGTAGAGATTTACTCAGTCACTAACTATAAGCTCCTGGTGGATGCTATTTAAAACTCTCACTGTctctgtttctctctctctctctctctagccgaGAGTGTATGTAATCTAGGTGTGTGGGGAAGAAAGCATTTAAGGAACGTGGGGATTCTGAAAAAGTGTGACGTGGTATGTATAATGCATACTAGACATCCGTCCATGGGTGACTCAGCAACTTCTGAAATTGCCCCTTATTTTCTTCGAAATCATCCTTGCTCTACTACACACTAGTTTTCGATCTATAGCTAGACACAGAAGAAGGAGCCTGTATATAAGTATATGTTAGGTATAAAAGAAAAACgagaaattatttttaattggAGTTTGAAAAAGTATAATTTATTCAAAATAACGTTAATTTGTGTAGTGCCACAAAGTGGATATATATTAACTTTAATAGGTATAGAGAGGTGAGGGACAATATGGGTAATTTAGTAAATTAGCATTGATTGCTGTGCATGTGTACAACTTTTTTACGTTCGATGGATGGATTAATACAATCAAACGTAGAGATAACAAGGTCATGTACGAATTCGTTCTTCAATCATATGATTATTACAAATAGCTGATCGATGAGGGCCAACTCAAATATATGATAAGGTTCTCTCTAATAGTTGTATCCATATATCACTACCAAACAAAATGTTCCACTTACATTATTACCATAACAAAAGCTCAGACAAGACACCATGATCGATCTCATCCCCTTCCCAAATGGAATGTCTCTCTATGTTTTTTGTCATAAAACCAATCAAAACATATCGTTTCGTTAGCCCAACACTACTAAGTGCTTGTTTTTAAGATTCATATAAATTAATGGCCGATAGAATTTTGGCCAACACAAAAAAGTTTATGTTTTCTAGGtcactatatgtatatatatatattgtcaatTGATGAACTTTGGCCGCGTTTGTCGAGAAACACAAGTTTTTCTGTTAAAGATTCTAAACAATTAATTGTGTGAACAGGAGTTTATCATTTTTCATTTTCGGTGGATCGGAATATACTATGTATACGACTACGTGGATCAGAGTAATATACGGGTCGCTTCGCCGGATATATATTTGAGTAAAGGAGCCCACGGTTTCGGATTCCAAGCATATGAAAACTTAATTTCCAAGGTCTCGATCGGCCTCCGAGAGCACTAGCCTATCGGTATCTTGGAGTTGAGAATGAAAGTTAAAGGCTTATTTGAAAAGAGTAGGACCCATATGAGAACCATTCATTCTGTGCCACGTGTGGGGATAAGTGCTAGCTGCATCTCATCATCAATTCTAGTGTGTAGcgagaaaaaggaaaaaataaagtGAGATGAAGAAAGGCAGAGCCTCAGAGGTGGATAGTTCATGTCTTCACGTAAACAAGTTGACACTCAAATAATGAAGAATCCCATTAGAGTTGGAAAATTCCATATTCTCTTTAGAAAGAatatatgtataataaaataaaatagaaatatagTAAGAAGGATCGCTTATTTCGGGTACAAGCTCATCAAATCTCTTAATTCTATTATCATTTTGGAATTACGTAGATCATGCTCCCTCAACAAATTATTAACAACTTAACAAAAACAAGTTACGTTTTGTAGACTGGAGATttcctcttttttctttctttctccttatTAGTTTTTTCCCTTTAGAAATAAGCAAATAGATGTACTCTCTTGTCCCATGCATATTGATGTGGACAAGGATTACTCACATGCATATAAACTATTATATTGTGGAAAGAGATCAAAATCTAATGAAAGTGTTTATAATATGGTTAATCATCTTTAGTTTTTTCTTGATAgttaagtatttttatttaaaacagttgtaagaaattttttataattttgtatATTGTAAATTTGTCACGAATTTAGAGTACGCAAGTCTTTAAACTAGTCACTTATGCTTATTCCttccaaaataaatataattggTTTTTTTAAAGCAGTCACTggttaaattaaatttaataaccTAACTGcaataaataaacatattaaaaaaaaatcattctatcaattaaaataaaataaaattcagaGCATTCCACATAGAGATGACCCTAAAATGTAATGTCAAGATCGAAGTACCCAATATAAAAACTTAAAAAGCACTAAGTTCTAACTATGTATGACTGAAGTGATAGATGGAATATAGAAGACAAGAGGAAAACCCTTAAATCTCTGCAACTTCCTGTGGATCAAAAGGTGATTCTGAAATCCGATTCAGAATCCTCAACAAAGCAAATTAAAGCCATGCATGACAATTCCACAAGGACAACGCATAATTTTTTGAGTGGTCCTCCCAAGATGATCAGAGAATGAGTAGTGAGTATACCCAcaagaaaaaagaaatatttaattaaagttTGTAGTCCTTTCATTTGTATTATTGTTGCAAGTGTTTTCATTTTTGGCCACACTCTAATTTAGGCTGAAAGACGACTTGTTCATGGTGCCGAAATAACTATCTCATCTACCCAAATCCAATTTCATAAATCAGATTGGGACCTCAACCTAGCTAGCCCAGTGAACTACTCCATTTGTTCCCTTTCTTACAAGTTTTTCCctgataaaataaaaaaaataaaaaaagaagaagaagaagctgaaTTATCAGTTGGAGTTTGTGTTGGATTTTCTcctgttttctatttttttggaTTTTACTTGCCAGCTGTAGTGGACATCAGGCCACTTTATTAATCGGACCTGGGCCCTGggccttcctctctttctctctccttttcttttctttttggtggatttaatttcaaatgttaaaataaaaaaagactGGTGTGGTGTGATACCAAAACGCTTATGGAGCTCTCATTAAAATTAGAAGAGACATTAATATTTGATGTAATCTATAGTTGTGTATGACTGTATCAGTATATCTTTCTTTTCGCTGGTAGGTGATTTTGTACTTACTAATTTTTCCAGTTACAAACTTCAAAGTACTAGAAATTGAAGTTAGGAAAGTTTCATAAGGTCATATGTGGTTTCCGGTCAAAAAGTGTCCGACACATAATTTATCAcattataattgttattatttcgaTTTCATTTATGGATATGTACATGCACTCATAAATTATATTCAATTATTACACAATACCATTTTCATTTCTCATTTATAACATGAACCACTACTTGTCAAGTTTTTTTAACCAACAAATCATTATATTAAATCTCATCACTAGCTGATTCTCAATCTTTTAATCGTCATTACAAATACTTTACAGTACTACTATAGTACAAATCATGTTAAAAGTTCAATCATTATAAGTAAATTTTAATTAAGCATTATTTGTAATTTAAGTATAATTATGAGTGTTTTTTTCGTATCATTCAAGACAAACAATTTAAGAGATGAATAATTATATAGATTTCTGTGATTGACAATACTTCATGGCAATAGTAACACCACTTTATAGGTAGATAATGATAcgacattttttatttattctcaAATTATTACCGTTCTCTCTATTAATGTTCTTAGTTTTTTTAGTAGTTAATCATTCACGTCTAGTACGAGGTGTTAATAATAAAGAGAGCTTAGTATTTATTTGGTAAGGAAATCTTTTCATGGTGCCCCCCATCCTATTGCTACTATAATTCCTATCCTCTTAATGTGTTTGTTCAGtctttatgatatatatatatatatcattttgtttataaattatGATCACCATTCAATATAGATATGAATTAATGATTGCTCGGCTTCTACTTCTTCTGGAATCATGCTCTTGAAACTTATATAGAATAGGAGTAATGATATCAGAGGGCCAAATTTCACAATAACACCAATCATCTTTAATTGCTTTTAATTGTTGAGTACAAGTTTTGTGAGTCGTTCCTGGTCAATATTGTAGGAAGACAGTGATATTAATTTTTGCCGGGCCTGAAATAGTAAAAAGGTTAAAGTGCACATATACATTCATGTCTGTCTTGTCCATCCTAAAGACTTGTGAAAGGATGGCCTTGTACAACATTGTTCATTTGTCTAATCAAAGCCCACCATACCTTGCTTCTTTTTTTTAAATGGACTATTCAATCAATATGTCCTTGGCCCATTCTTTACATATTAttcttttttatatattaattttaataaaaatatatttgattcATGTTCAAGTGGCACTTGACAATTGTGTCGTTCTTATTCTCACTGCTTTCAATATAGTTGGATTGTACTTCTGGGATTtgatgatattttatttattgtttttttaggaattaaaaaaaGTAcagttattttaaaatttatattttaatctTAAAATATAACTTTCTTTCTTACCTTTTCCACTCTCCATTTTCAGCTCAATCAAAAAAACAGTGTAAATATAGAAGGGgagtattatttatttatttatttatttttatttaaaaaatgaaaagggCCGAGAACATAACCCACATATTAAATTCATTCTGCTAAGCCCAAAAGTGTCGGCAGCCGCCTATCTTTTTCATAGATTGTCATTGTTGAATTTGATGGACAACACTTTGGTGTTGTTAACTCATTATTTATCCTTAATACACCTATTGAACACACAAAATCCATCTTTCTATTTTTGGAGGTTATCCTTCTCATTCCTTCGACTTACGAATCTTCTCTGATCAAGTCTTGAATCTCTGATGATTGTTAAATCATGGGAAGTTTTCTGCAAAAAAGATATTTTGATGATTAAGTCAATGTCCTAATTAATATCATTTAACgctatttaaagaaaaaaagaagaagataaaatTATTGTGAGAAAGACACCCTAGTTGATTTGTTGAATAACATAATTTCCCGTGTGAAATGCATTCTTACAGTTTTCCTCTGGAGAGGCGGATCCGCCTCTATTATGTGGCTTCTGCCATCTTTTTCCTTCATACAAATTGAAATGAAAAGGAAATGTTTTGGAGCCGAATATTTTGGGCCTAACAACATCATCATTATTTTTTAGTTTCAAAAGAAAAAGGGTTCCTAATATTACGAAGTAATATTTCTAATTTTGACATTGTTTTACAAAACATAATTATTGGAAATAAATCAAATTTCTTCATAAGTACAGGTGTTTCAACTGGTTTCACTACAAAAAAACAGGGCCTATACCGAaaacaaatgtcctcggtataagcccaaatgtcctcggtatagcctCTACCAAGACAATGTCGTCGGTATAAAGTCCTCGGTACAGCCGCGTCGGTAAAACAAAATTTATACCGACGACATtaaaaatgttctcggtataaggtttaccgaggataatgtcctcggtagaaagtgacaaatgtcctcggtagaaagtgacaaatgtcctcggtacaacaaaccccaatttgtcatcgtactggtatataccgacatcttggtggtatataccgaggacaatgtcctcggtatagacttgtccccaatttttttttttatatttgttattcccttatttatttatttattttaaattaaatataaaaaaatagaataaaattaaaacacttatattaaatatataaataaaaacataagagtatattcgctgaatcaaaataaagacttgtcttaaacatgataatgtaatagtcaattataataaaattcatacataagtcctactgagtcggtgctccaatatcgggatcatcgggtggtggtggggcagattgagatcccggggtgatacaatgagtccggacatgctcctctaactgtcgaagacgctctctcatctcagacaactcttcatctctagtttgtgaaggacgaaaatcaaatggagttcggtcccttatgttaaggatacgtccatatcctttctggtggccccgtcgttttccgaagacattttgtaccaaagatatgtcttcatcttcaggcgcactcgaaactggtgtggaactctcagtatcagttgcctgtgtctgctgtgtgtcgcggtatgcacgcaattcctcctatgatacaatgtataatgtaattaaaattttgaaacaattaaaaatttgaaaaatgtttaaaaaaacttaacgtacccaagtatttttggctatctctgtcacccaccctgtgcctgatttatggtgagtatccatccagctatccgggatggactcaagttgtccagtctctaaattgcgctgtcacgtatatatatttttataaaattaataattaaacgtaaataagaaaaataaactaaaaaataattaattaactaacctttttatagcgtaaggatgggattgactgagaacctccatagctaagctctttcagtttcctactattttccttgttgaccacagaacgtttctgcaaaaagttatcgttagtaatatatttaattaagatagttaagtttagcaagaaattaatactgtaatttctgggcgtcggaaaaaatcaattgctttttaccactgcgtatccgtgcaaccaccataacgattttgtggcccattaatcgttaaatgctctttaatatcgtacttccagtcagaatactttttagcacacgaagtatcaatgcctctcaagatcccagacatatgcccttctccatatctagcacgcccaatatcaaacaaatcatcctaatttacaaacatttattagtaaatatcatatataacataaaatgagaattaacataaaaatacataaactacttacttccaaatgtgcaagtattctttctttcgaggcatttggtacttttgaccattgaggacagtccggatctgtgtactgtcgaacaagtaatccgagctctcttgagaaatttgagctgtactctccgatctctttatatgttctccctcgcacatcccactcgagagggagaggacgccccaactgttccatcttttcccgcgtgttcaatcctttatggcgtccacgtttacttggaggcgctattgtatgcaaattcaatattttaaaattaatatggattaattgttaaattttaaggagtatatcaatgtgtaaagtattacctcgttcacaatcagctgggatatctgacggtctacgtggaggatcgcatcctccaccatcacccccgtgagattgagcaataacatcagctatatctgtcaaattaatcgatattaaaattacatttatcagttaaaaatgacaatataaaattatttattgttaaaaataattacttcaacatattataaaattaccacttaattatcactataataatcttcactatcatcatcggtttctatgtgttcatcttcctcttcatcatcttcatattcaacctcctcctcctccacttcctcttcctcttcctcctcttcttcttccatttcctcctccctctcctcctcaattgcaacattatctatctcaacaaattgtaatggagcccccgtacgttcaaagctgatttgtggcaacggtccaagatcaacgaataattggaaattagaggaactagtgtcgtgcataacatctacttctacatcctccgcttgttcttcaactagtgggatgtcccacacatttctgtgatgcacttcttggacgactttccaatgagatttatttttaaggtcttcaatgtagaaaacttggttagcctgagttgctaagataaatttatcatctttgaaggcctccgaactggttttgatactcgttatgttttgctcaaactttaatcctgaagaccgattagtgtcaaaccatttgaacttaaataatacaacagaacaaccagaaagataagacatcactaaaacttcttccaactggccgtaataagtactattttcgacacccgctacagagactccactattttgagttttgcgattcttgtccctgtcataacacaaaaatcttactccatttacaacacacccagggtacgacgcaacacgagttgaagaaccgtttgctaaagagattaattcttcatCTACTTCCAAGGATCCTGTTTgtcgaagatgataaatcttattataaaaccaattaggaaattcctctctatgtaattggtctaggttttcaacacctctagtctgtagaatttccctatgctctctgcaaaaaacaaaaacaactaattTAAGAGCTACTAATAAACATGCAATGAAATGATGAACTACTTTAATTACTTACCGAAGATATGACAAGATCTCATTGCAGTTGTTTAGAATATACCAATCCGctattttcttcacttcatcttccaaacaaatcgttataatgttgcccactcctgtagtctgttgtaggtatctcttgaccgcgctcattctccgcttgttcgtcattgtcattttgcataagatcagtgagaacatccatcatttcatcttcatcattttgatctatccgagctctcattggtattatttcatcctctccatgccaatgccaattggtatatttccgtagaaaaccatttacaaaaagatgattttctaatacatcaatcgtctgaaattcaacgttgacacacctcctacacggacatttcaccaatccccttgagtcaacgcactgtcgggctctctggagaaaatccatcacaccagtctcatactcatcggataatcgatctgtcaaattaatccaactcttgtcgatcgacattgtatgaatgtagcactgcacggaacactaatcatcaaacttacaattaatttgtgtgtgtcctaattcagagagaggcaaatgtaagagtcttcaatgactcaccctctctaaacgggtctaaggcttcttgtgatgaacactaaaaaaatataatattatcactaggtgataataacactattatatctttggtaataatttcttattaccaaagaaaaaagcaaatataattaaatatgtttttttaatgtcttatgctttttgaagttaattatgttgttttatgatatctaactataataaattttagtgtaaatattattaaaattatttaaatttgacatattaatttagtatttattaaattacatattttacttatgctttattgaatagtttgattaatttaaacaaaatttctaaaatttgtttaaaatttatttaactactttaggattaatttttatttttattaaaatttagttgcataatgttaatgttaatttttttaatcttaattttaaaatatattatttatataaaaaaaataaattattcaaaaattgaaaaaaaaattaaaaaaaatacagaaaaattaaaaacaactaacaaatattattaaaaacatatttttttaattttaattttaataatgattaaaactaacaaatattaaatttaatttttttaattttaattttaattttaataatggttttctaataatatatttgttaattttatttaatcagaactaacacatattatttttttacatattaatttagtatttattaaattacatattttacttatgctttattgaatagtttgattaatttaaacaaaatttctaaaatttgtttaaaatttatttaactactttaggattaatttttatttttattaaaatttagttgcataatgttaatgttaattttttttaatcttaattttaaaatatattatttatataaaaaaaaaattattcaaaaattgaaaaaaaaaattaaaaaaaatacagaaaaattaaaaacaactaacaaatattattaaaaacatattttttttaattttaattttaataatgattaaaactaacaaatattaaatttaatttttttaattttaattttaattttaataatggttttctaataatatatttgttaattttatttaatcagaactaacagatattatttttttacatcttaatttagtatttattaaattacatattttacttatgctttattgaatagtttgattaatttaaacaaaatttctaagatttgtttaaaatttatttatttactttaggatttaattattacttaaattatttaattaatgtttatttttattaaaatttagttgcataatgttaatgttaatttttttaatcttaattttaaaatatattattttacttatcaattcactatttattaaattagaaattttattgagtacttctactaatattcacaatatctctaaattttacaattctaaaaaaatattaaatatgtttaataatatgtttaatacacataaaattcaccaaaacaacatagaatttatttaaaaaaaatactaattaatcatataacaattttccaattcctaatatcatttttactaatacttattttgaaaacctaaaaataaatacattctatctaatataataatttcatatttttattaaaattaatattatattatttatataaaaaaacataaattattcaaaaattgaaaaaaaattaaaaaaaatacagaaaaattaaaaaaaacttaccaatgccttcaatatcttgctagcaatctctttagtccaacaaaaaccgaatacccaaccttcaaacaaaaattacaaaatatcattatacaatttcataaatatatatatatatataaaatgaataaatcgttagaattactttaagatttattacttatttaaataaaatttcaggattaatgtttatttttattaaaatttggttgcataatgttattgttaatttgatttaatcatgattaaaaatatattatacaacgtatcaattcactatttcttaaattataaattttattgagtatttttaattctaaaaaaaattgggcagcataacggctgtattttcatatatcccaaaatttaaaaacctgcaaataacacataaaaaaatatccagtcgcagaacatacacaaagtaatacaaatacattgtaaatgactatataatttataattattactctaaattttattaattattcaattttctatttaaaatatcataattctagtaaaaattaacaacaaaaataaagcatcaatattcatcaacactaagaataaaaaaattaacaacaacaacaaaattcaaattaaataaacaaaactcactctaataatcaaaatttattaaccaaatctaataatctaaaactaaa
This genomic interval from Humulus lupulus chromosome 8, drHumLupu1.1, whole genome shotgun sequence contains the following:
- the LOC133794733 gene encoding uncharacterized protein LOC133794733: MEQLGRPLPLEWDVRGRTYKEIGEYSSNFSRELGLLVRQYTDPDCPQWSKVPNASKERILAHLEDDLFDIGRARYGEGHMSGILRGIDTSCAKKYSDWKYDIKEHLTINGPQNRYGGCTDTQW